The genomic DNA CAGCATTCAATGCCTACCAATAGCCGCATTTACCACCAACACAACCTTCCGCCTGTGGTTTCAGATAGGGAGGATAAATTTGTTTTGAGCGACGACGATATTGAGGATGTTTGATTATGTCCGCACTTACTGTCATAGGGTTTTTCCTGTCTTCACACAATTTATTTGATATTACTTCTCTCATTCCAGTGGTTGGTTTGCCTTTGAAGCAAGTTAATCTGGCCTTTCACGGCTGTGTAGCCCGACCGCTGACACGGAAAGAGGCTGGAAGGCCGAATGGTCAAATAGCCTGTTTTATTCAAAAGCCTTTGTCGAGCTTGCGAGTCCGGCTGATTTTAGAAATCCAAATGTTGCCCTAAAAAAGGCTCATCTTGTAATATACGAACCAATCCGTGTTATAAGAGATGCATCTCATCTTTTCAGAAGCAGACAGAACAGGAATAGTCTTCTTCGGTTGCCTAAAAATCGATTCGCCCGTTATCTAACTTATGCCATCGCTTTCTGGTTAGCTTCGTGACTAATCATCAATGAATTGTCAACATTATTTAGCGACAGAAGTCGATTCAAGCTCTCATATTAGATTAGAATCTGCTGCTCGATTCCAGTCATCCTTTCGACTCATCTGTACATCCTCGCCGCCTCTTTCACTTCTGAGGAGAGCACAACATTCCTAGACAAAATCACGCCAGCCCTACTACAATAGAACAAATGGTCAATCACAACAGCGACGACGCTAATCCAAATAATTCTGGTGCGAAAGAAAAGCACAGAGATGTATTGAAATTTGTTGATCTACGAAGCATAGCTACCGCAGCGGCTTATGCAACCTCTCCTAACTGGTTTAGCATGGTATTGATGGTGTCATTGATATTTGGTGGTTGTTGTGCAAATGTAGGTACTCCAAGTGTGATGGAACCTGCTGTGGTTGACCTTGTTATCCTAGGTGTTCGCATTAGAGGCCATTGTCAAGTAAGTTCAAAACCCTAGATAGCTCGATGGGAACATACTGATTTTTAAAACTACATAGAGATCAACCAAGTTCAGGTAATTGACTGACTATTCTTTCGCTCCGACTAAAATATACCTGTCTCTGACTCTCTCCCGTCCGCCGCTGGAAGGCCCCCTGATCACCTTTGCGCAGTTTATTGTGACTGCTGTATTTACTTTGCCAAATTTCGTCTCGCTGTCATGTGGGCCCCGGTCATTATTCCTCAGTCCACGTGTCATCCCATTAAGATCATGGTTGGTATACACGGCGTTCTTCGTGACAGTCAACCTTTTAAACAATTGGGCTTTCGCATATAGCATATCGGTCCCCCTACACATAATATTGAGATCAGGCGGCCCTGTTGCTTCCCTTATCGTCGGATACTCGTTCAATGGAAAGAAGTATTCTTATGGTCAGATTTTGGCAGTAGCGGTGCTTACTCTTGGCGTTGTTACAGCAGCATTGGCAGATGCTCAAGCTAAAGGCGAACCATTAGACATTGGGCATGGTGGAGCAGACCTTGGCATAACTGGTACCGCTACTGGCTTCGCAATTCTTGCTTCTGCAATGATTCTTTCAGCTTTTCAGGGCATATACGCAGATCGGCTCTATGAGACTTATGGCCGAAGCCACTGGAAGGAAGCGCTTTTCTATTCTCATGTACTCTCGATACCACTTTTCCTCCCAACCTATCCGCGGCTTCTGGATCAATGGCGAGCCAtgctctcctctcctcccttGCAATATCGGCTTCTGGAGACATCCATCAGTGTCGGAAAAGACGCCGAGCTTCCTTCAGGGCCTTCCACTAATTCAAATGCCGTATGCGGGCCTCGATTGGATTTAGGAATACTGGGATATTGCTTCTTGCCATCCTTCATCGCGCATATTCCCTTGCAGGTGGCTTATCTTTTTCTGAATGCGCTGACCCAATATCTATGCATTCGTGGAGTTCATCTCCTCTCCGCCCAGACGTCTTCGCTGACAGTGACGGTGGTTTTGAATGTTCGCAAACTTGTTTCGCTCCTgttatctatctacctattTGGAAATCAGCTTTCGCCGGGTGTTGTTATTGGGGCTATCTGCGTCTTCGCAGGAGGTGGACTCTATGGTTTGGAGGGTGCCCGGCTGAGAAAACCGATTAATAAGAAGGATTAAGAGTGATAGCTTAGAGCGTGGTGTACCGGTCAAGTGGCATACTAGATCGTAATGGCCGCGAGTCGGGAACAGacttttgctttttgctgtATAGAGATATATGTTGATAAATACGGACAAGTCTAGCTTGTGTATATAGTTACTGATTCAGTCAAACAATgttgaaaagaaagagccTGAAAGAAAGACAACTTTATGCCGTAGTACGAAAGGATAGCCAATAGTCAAGTATGGACCGGACAACAGCACTCACTCAAGTGAAAGACAGAAAACAAGCACTATATGTACAATTGCACGATACCAGCATCAATCACATCCATCACTGATCTGCCAGGGAGCATCTGAAACTGGCTTCGTGGGTAAGGCTCTCTAACAAAGCTTTGCATCACGTAGATCACAGCACTTCACCTACAATTCTCGCTGCTTCTTTGTATGTTTCTAACAGCCTTTCACACTTTTCTCTCTCCGCCTTgatgccatcatcctcataAAGGAGCTCAGAGAACAGTTCCTCTTTATAAAGCTCGCTCACGAGTCTATTTTGCACGACATCTTTACTATGGTTGACAAGAAGGTGCATAATAGCTTTCGGAACTTGATCGGCGATAGTTTCCCGAACAATATTGAAATACGACGAGATCAGACGACGAATCAGCTCTGTTTCCATGAGCTCGCGGTCAGAGAGAGTCGGCTCAGTGTTGTCCGCCTGCCATAAGTCATGTAAGCTCCCATTTCAAATGTCTTAGAAAAGATTGAATATCGACATACATGATGAGATATTTCCCCGCCGTAATCGGAAGAACCTGCATAGTCATCAGGTAAAGACATTGGCGAGCGCAAATCCTGTCTTCTAATACTCTGGCTAATGCTGGGCTCGCTGAGATGGTTGGGTTGTCTCTGTTGAATCAAGGGCTGGGGCAGAGGTGTCGAGCTCTGCATCCCGTCCTTACCAAAGAAATAATTCAAGAACGAGTCGCGTGTAGTGTTCGTAGCACCGAACATGGTATTTGGGTTAGTGTTAACACCATTTAGGGTCGTCGTGATGGCACTATCTTGACCCTTGTTAACATGAGGAGACATGCTCCTGGAATTCTTCGAAGTTTGACCGCGATTACCGAGGTTCTGTGATCTCAACTCAGCGGAGTggtcctcttcctcttcgggcGTTACTGGAACGGCGCCATTGACACTGCTCATCTCCTTTTGACGTCTTCTCTCCCGTTTTTTTCTATCGTCTGCTagcatcatctttctctcctgGTCCTGTTTATTCTGTATGACAGACGacattgctgctgctgctccaaGGAAGTTTGGGTGATTCGTGTTGATGTACGCCCTTTGGATAGAGATTAGAGATTCAACGTAAGCAGAGCATGGTCCCAAACGCTCGCGAAGAAGATCGGACACTACTTCAATCAGTTTTGCCTGCAGTCGAGGGAAGCGTAAGAGTTCTTGGGAGCCACAGGTGTGACAAATTTTGATGAGCTCTTCGTAGACGAGTTCAACACAACGCTGACTGGGAGCTTCAAGCAGTTTAATCTGAGGCTTCACAAGCAGGTCAAACGCAAGTTCTGGAACAAAGAGACTTGGCCGAGGGCCAGTTGAGTTTCTGATAGCCGTTCTTATATCGGACACAGTCAAATTATGCGTGGGATCAATGGTTTCAAGCGAGTTGCCGAACACAGAGTTGAATATATAGTATATCCTGGCACCCCCGCACAGCTCCTTGGTAGATATCTCAGAGGAGGTACCGTCAATTGAAGAGATAAAGGAAGAGGCAAAACGTGTCATTAGCTGCAGTATCAACGATCCACGATGTTCTTCCCCACTAAATTGTTTGTTGCCATAGCTGGCAAGCTCTTGTTGCGTTTGGCCCATGAGCGTGTTGAGGCGAGCTTTGATATCAGGCAGACGATCTCGTATATGAGCCATCAACGTCGTATTCAAGGTTTTTGCAAGAAACTGAGTTCCGCATCTATTCGCCATGTTTCGATAAGCAGGGTGGTGCCTGAAGAACTCCGCTTCAGCCTGCAAGGCCTCGGATAGCGACTTCCCTGACTGTATATCTTGCTGAGAACGATTGACAACGCCGATGAAGCCGAGTTTCAATGGATAAACGCGGCCAGAAAGAATATCCATTGCATTGGTTCCATGATCCATCAAATCCAACTTCGTCAAGACACCAATTGTTCTCCGGCCCATTGGATCTACTTGTCTTGCAAGCTTTAGCGCTTCGGAGTTCACAAGGTCGACGTTCGCCGGGGAGACTGCGAGTATAATGCTATTCGGTTTGGCTATGTATTCAAGAATCAACGTTCGGGTTTGCTTCTCAATATCGGAAGGTTGGTCTCCGATAGGCACCTTAGTCAACCCTGGTAAATCGACCATGGTAAGATTGAGCACATGGGGCGAGAAAATCTTGAGATTGATGGGCTGCCTATTTATGCCTTTATTATTCCCAGCAATTCGAGCTGTTTCGGCTtcaatctcctgcttcacCAACGCAAAGTCTTCGAACTTCCGCCCCGGAAGGTGATGAAATTCAGCCCATTCGTGCTGGCCAGCTACACTAGCAGCTGTGTGGGGAGCAAGGACATCATTATCACCGGGCCTGTCATTATGCTCACTGGGGATGTTGATGAGCTGTAGAATCAAGGGCCGTCTTGTGACTATACCACTCCCCCTGGGTAGGAAATCCCTCCCAACAATGTTTTCCAGGACAGATGATTTTCCGGAAGACTGGGAACCTACAACAACCTAGAGAGAAAATCGAAatttggagaagatgatcagCAAAAGAAGTAGTAAGGTAATGTTAGCACACATTAGCATGCCTCGCATAGGAACTCACAATTTGCGGTAGATCGAGCGAGTCATTTCCAATGGTGTTGAAAACAAGATCTTGCAGCTTATTCACCGTTATAAGCAAGTCTTCACTAAGGGATGCCATGTTGCCCTGAGAATCAACCCCAGGTAGCACTTAGTGGTTCAGAGATTGGTGAACCGGTTTGGGACCTTTTTAAGAGATGTCCTCGCGGTGGATGAGTAAAATTTGAAGGGAAAGTAGTGACGAAGGGTAAGTGAGTCTGAAAATGACAGATAAACCAATGGAAAAGGACAATAGAATTTGCTATGCTATGGAGAACACGATAGCTATGACCACAGAGGTACATACGTAGCACTTCATAATAATACTAAAGCAGTGGTTTGTATAGTTTACCAACAGAAAAAGCTAGAGCTGATCACGTGATACGATTTTATCTTGCGATGATTGAAAATCTACTAATACTCTTGTGTATGTCTGAGTTGAGCCCTTCAATTACTGGGTAAATCTAATCCGCAAACAAGGGTATTGCGTTGATCTTGTTGGCAGTTTTTCATATATGTTTTCTACACTTCCTCCTAGGCAAGACTAGTGTTTAGAAGTGTCTAGACATTTACATTTCAAAGGCCAGCCTTTCATGATGTAGCAACGATGCATACAGAGAGTAGAGTAACAGAACAGGGTGTTGCCTTCAAAAGGCCGAGTGCCATCTTGATTGAACAATACAGTTGTCACGGGATAAGTGACTTAATGACACAATAAGATGGTTTATTTTTGGAACTGGATTTGCAGAAAGAACATATTACATGACTTGTGCCTAAGTTCAGATATCAacgagagaaagaaggcCTGGGACAAAAGACTAGAATACAGGCTTTTACAGAGGATTGAAGCTCTCATATCTGACACAGGAGCGAAATGTGTACTGGCGAGTTTATCTTTTCCCTGTAATGATTTCCGCGTAGACGCGCCTATGCCAGACTTGCCGGACTACTTTATCAATATTTGCCTGGACTCCGACACGTTCCaggcaagagaaagagcagccATAACCTACTCCTCGAGTTGTACATAGTTGGCAGGGAAGAGCCCCTTCTGACCCTTGTACTCACCGAACCACCAATCATCATCGGGGAATTCCTGGTGTCGAGTTAGCGATACCGTTGTCTGGCTAGATTGTCTGGCCAAAAGCAAGCtaaaagagaaagaagacgaaaaagcaaaaagaattTCAACATGTCCCACTTACGATATTAACTATTTGAGCACCCTCCGGGAAGCTGAGCTCATTGTCCTCCGCAGCCTCGTAGTCATACAATGCCATTGCGGTCGGCTGTGAGGTACCCTTCCCTCCCCCAGGACTGTGGATAGAAGCGGCTGGAGGGATTTCCTTGGGGTCTTCAGCTCCAGCAACTGATGCGAGGTGCTTCTGGTTGTCTTTGACGAGCTCAACATAGTTGCTGGGAAAGAGACCCCGCTCGCCGCGCGAATTAGAACCAAGCCACCAGTCTTTATCAACCATCTCTATGTCAGACACATACTCTCCCTCCTTCAAGTCTATTTCATTGTCCTCTGCCTTCTCATAATCATACTGCACAATAGCCTGCAGCGCCTCGTCTTGAGGACGGTGAAAGGCAGTAGATTTTGACGCTTCCCTACCAATATCAATGGTAGTATCCTCGAGCCGTTCATCATCCGGTACTGCCTGTCGGAGGCTTTGTGTCGGCATGACAGGAGGTGGCGAGTATTGTTCATCGTGAGCGTCTGcaacttctcctcgtccaacCGGCACGGCAACGCGAATTGGAGAAGAATCACGTACGGGGGGCGGCGTTGGAGGAGTAGGGGAACGAGGCTGTTGAGGAGGGATAGGTATAGGCTGGTGAGCTTCGGGTTCCAATGGTTCCTCCGGTTTCATCCCCTGCGACGTATGCGCCGCAGGTGATTCATTTTCGAAACCAGATACGCCGGCTGGTTCTTCATCGGGAGAGGAACTCATGTCTGCACCACGTAATTTCTGATTTCGGCTGGTTAATTCTGGCAGGCCAGGCAGTGACGTTTCCGGTCCAGTCGTCAATTCCTGCCCTTGCTGGGAGACACCACGGTCTACAGAGTTGCCCGTAGGCGAAGTCTGAACGGGAGCCCATGTCTTGCCATTGTACAAActtttccattcttcctTGCTGCCGCCCTGACTGCCGCTTGCTGCTGATGGGCTAGGGGCAGGAACTTGCCCTTGTGCTCGGGCCTTTCTCTCGGCCCACAGCTGCGCAGGAGTCTTTCCTCCTTCGTCAGCAAACGTTCTGCTTGCAATGCCAACCTGTGTGGTAGGAGGGACCGGGCTTGAAACGAAGCCACCAGGCAAGGGTGCCTTTGTGCCTGTGAAAGTTGAACTTATACCGATTTTTTTCGCAACCTTCGGCTTGGGTAAAGTCGTCAAACGCTCAGGCTGATCGGCTAGTTTTGAAAAATCCGAAGGTTCAACCCTTTCATTACGGGATCCAACAGGGTTGCTTGAGATGGACTGGTCAACAGACGATTCAGGCTGCTTCTGCGCCTTAGAACGGATAGCAGCAATGTCGACCTTACCAACGGGCTCATATGCGCCTCTCACAGGCTCGGGTCGGTCTTCTTTCAATTCTCCTGCTTCCCGCGCTTGTTTCCTGATTGCAGCAATATCCACTTTGCCTATCGGTTGATAGCCACCCTTAACAACATCATTGTTCTCTGTAACGGGAAGCTCACGATAATAGGATGTTCTGGGAAGGTTCTGAGACTTGATTGCCTCGATGTCAACCTTAGTTGGCTTGTACGCGGACTGAACTTTTTCAAGTTCTGTCCTGGTAACCGGGGGCGCATCTGGACCCcaatcatcttcatcgccgctCGTTCTTGGAACCACCCTAGTGGAAACATTTGACACGGTCTTTGAGCCTACCGCACCAGTTCTGG from Aspergillus fumigatus Af293 chromosome 8, whole genome shotgun sequence includes the following:
- a CDS encoding dynamin-related GTPase DNM1, translated to MASLSEDLLITVNKLQDLVFNTIGNDSLDLPQIVVVGSQSSGKSSVLENIVGRDFLPRGSGIVTRRPLILQLINIPSEHNDRPGDNDVLAPHTAASVAGQHEWAEFHHLPGRKFEDFALVKQEIEAETARIAGNNKGINRQPINLKIFSPHVLNLTMVDLPGLTKVPIGDQPSDIEKQTRTLILEYIAKPNSIILAVSPANVDLVNSEALKLARQVDPMGRRTIGVLTKLDLMDHGTNAMDILSGRVYPLKLGFIGVVNRSQQDIQSGKSLSEALQAEAEFFRHHPAYRNMANRCGTQFLAKTLNTTLMAHIRDRLPDIKARLNTLMGQTQQELASYGNKQFSGEEHRGSLILQLMTRFASSFISSIDGTSSEISTKELCGGARIYYIFNSVFGNSLETIDPTHNLTVSDIRTAIRNSTGPRPSLFVPELAFDLLVKPQIKLLEAPSQRCVELVYEELIKICHTCGSQELLRFPRLQAKLIEVVSDLLRERLGPCSAYVESLISIQRAYINTNHPNFLGAAAAMSSVIQNKQDQERKMMLADDRKKRERRRQKEMSSVNGAVPVTPEEEEDHSAELRSQNLGNRGQTSKNSRSMSPHVNKGQDSAITTTLNGVNTNPNTMFGATNTTRDSFLNYFFGKDGMQSSTPLPQPLIQQRQPNHLSEPSISQSIRRQDLRSPMSLPDDYAGSSDYGGEISHHADNTEPTLSDRELMETELIRRLISSYFNIVRETIADQVPKAIMHLLVNHSKDVVQNRLVSELYKEELFSELLYEDDGIKAEREKCERLLETYKEAARIVGEVL
- a CDS encoding putative actin binding protein, producing the protein MASLNLSTNGPSITKSYRSVIDCSLPTDSATYGQWAVFSVSTPLVNAFQRNSDSKESVLKVQNTGAGELENLIDEFSEGKIQFAFVKVTDPNSGLPKNVLIGWCGEGVPERTKGYFTSHLSAVTKFLSNYHVQITARSEVDLTPEGIIQKVGDASGAKYTPERASPVTALPKTLPVTSKPAFTPTRTGAVGSKTVSNVSTRVVPRTSGDEDDWGPDAPPVTRTELEKVQSAYKPTKVDIEAIKSQNLPRTSYYRELPVTENNDVVKGGYQPIGKVDIAAIRKQAREAGELKEDRPEPVRGAYEPVGKVDIAAIRSKAQKQPESSVDQSISSNPVGSRNERVEPSDFSKLADQPERLTTLPKPKVAKKIGISSTFTGTKAPLPGGFVSSPVPPTTQVGIASRTFADEGGKTPAQLWAERKARAQGQVPAPSPSAASGSQGGSKEEWKSLYNGKTWAPVQTSPTGNSVDRGVSQQGQELTTGPETSLPGLPELTSRNQKLRGADMSSSPDEEPAGVSGFENESPAAHTSQGMKPEEPLEPEAHQPIPIPPQQPRSPTPPTPPPVRDSSPIRVAVPVGRGEVADAHDEQYSPPPVMPTQSLRQAVPDDERLEDTTIDIGREASKSTAFHRPQDEALQAIVQYDYEKAEDNEIDLKEGEYVSDIEMVDKDWWLGSNSRGERGLFPSNYVELVKDNQKHLASVAGAEDPKEIPPAASIHSPGGGKGTSQPTAMALYDYEAAEDNELSFPEGAQIVNIEFPDDDWWFGEYKGQKGLFPANYVQLEE